Below is a genomic region from Gloeocapsa sp. DLM2.Bin57.
TGGGATAATTCTGATTATTTTTTGGCTCTCCATCACAAGTCCAAGTCTGAGACATATTTGCTATCTCCTTGTTCTACTACTGTACTTATAATACTATTATAATAGTTGCTATTAAATTTATGTTAACTTTTTCTTTATAATCAAGATTAACTAAGATTTTTATGTTATTATAACTTAAATAATGAAAGTTATTTAACTACCTAACTATTGATTATTAATCTCAGCCTAGTTGTGGGCTGTCAATCATCTTTGTTGATGGTTAAAATCACTTATTGACAGGGAAGATAGTTTAAAATGCTATTTTATCCCCCTCAAACACCTGTATCTGTCTTGAATCAGACAGAGTTTACTTAAGTTTACCCAAGGTTAAACTAGGGTATAATCTTAAGTATAAGAATAAGTTATTGACAAAATCACTTGAGAGCATAACTCAAGTAAAATTCACATCAAATCATAAAAAAAACTAGAGAGAAGAACAATGAAATTAGTTAAAACAGAAGAAGTTTATGATCTGAAATACTTAACAAAAAGAGAAATTATCGAACTTTTAAAAGCCCAAGGAAAGTTACAACAAGATTTATTTAAAAGAGCCAGGGAAATCAGATTAGATCAAGTAAAAATGCGGGGTATCATCGATATTTCTACCGATAGTGAGGACAGAAATTGCTATTATCTAGATCATCAAGCGATTATAGCGATCGCTAAACAAATAAAAGCAGCCAATTTAGATACAATTGTTTTACAATCAAGACATAACCTAGAATGGAATAGTCTTTTAGAAGAAGTTATTCCAGTTATCAAAAACGAACTAAATTTAAACATAATATTATCTCTAGGAGAGAGAAATAAAGAAGTTTATCAAAAATACGCTAAACTAGGAGTAAACTCATTTGCGCTAGATTTTGGCACATCTAACCCCATTTTAGCAGCTAACGTTTTCCAAACTCCCCTAAGACAAAGACTACGTTGTCTGAATTTCTTACAACAATTGGGGTTAAAAGTTGAAACAGGAAATATAGTAGGATTACCTGGACAAACCCTAGAAAATATAGCAGAAGATATTTTATTAACCCTAGAAATTCAACCCAGTGTGATTAATTGTGTACCATTTGTTAATGACTATAATAGCCAAGAAGAAATAAACTTAGTTTTAAATACAATTGCTATTTATCGTTTAGGGTTGAAAAAGAGTCTAATTACCTCAGCAAATGCTTTAGAACAATTAAAATTAGATGGGAAATTAATGGGAATAAATGCAGGAGCAAATTTATTAAATATTAACTTTACTCCCGCTCAATTTGGTAAACAATATGCAATTCATTCCCGTCAAAGACTAGTAATTGGATTAGAGCAAGCAGTAGATACACTACAAAGAGCAGGGTTAAAATCAGCTTAATTTCTGCTTAATTTTGCGTAAAATCAAACTAGAGAGAGAGGAAGTTTCTAGATACTGTTTTTGAGCTTCCAAGCGAGAAATCTGGTTTTTAAGCTGGTAAATTTCCTCTTGTTGAGCTGCAATAGTAGAATGGCGATCGCGTAAACAAGCGTTAAGTAGAGCACTATGTAATTGTGCGTATCCGAGAGGATCTTTAAGATTACGATCTAAAAGTTTTTCGGGAGAGAGAAGCAATTCCGGTGCGATACCTTGAAAAGCACAGCGACGCAATTCTTGATAATTATCTTGTAATTCTTGAGTGCGTGGTGAATTAGTATAAGTTAAAAACAGATTCACCGCGCCAATTTTATCGATTCTGAGGGGATTTTGTAGGGGGGTTAACCCTTCAGCAGTAATTAACCAACCCCCCATACCCTGAGTGTAAAGAGTATCTAATACCTTAATTAAAGCATCGCGACGCTCTTGATTGAGATTTTTGGCGGAAACCTCTAACATAATGACACAATCAGGAGAATTAGCTAAAGTTTGTAAAGCACCTGCTAAAACAGCGAATTCATAACCTTCCACATCGATTTTAACCACATCAACAGAAGATATCTCTAATTTGCTTAAAAAAGCATCGAGAGGATAAATAGGTATAGTGATTTTCTCTTTGATTTTCGCTCTTCCCGTAGCACCAATACCACTAAAAGAAGATTCTTCAGTCAGATAAAAATCTGTTTCACCCTCCATCCCACCTAAACAAATTTGATGAGCCTGTATGATATTATTTAAATGATTAAGGGTGATATTTTCTTGTAAAAGCTCATAAGCATAAGGATTAGGTTCAAAAGCGATAACCATACCAGCTTCAGTTAGCTTAGTAGCAGCAATCAGACTATAGTAACCGAAATTAGCGCCAATATCTAAAACTGTAGCTTTCCGATGAATTAAGCTCAGTAATAATTGAGAGTCAAAATATTCTTGATAATAACTATAGTAGATATCTGCTCCGAGGCGATCGCCTAAATCTACATAACATTGTAAACCCGAATTTAATTGAGCTTGACGAATATCTTTAACACCCACAGGATGATAACGCTCTCGGAGTGAGCGAACAAAATTAGTATAGGGGGTAATCAAGTCGGGGAAATTACTAACCTCGTACAAAAGCTCATGAAGCACGCGCAGCTTCAATTCTATTTGTTCAGCCATATTTTTCTTCCTTGAAAAGCTAATTAATCTTAGCTCAGGATAACCTAACTAGAGTCAAGTTACTGAAGAGAAATTAGGTTGAATCATCGCTTGTAGGTTAATCGCATCAGGATTAAAACGATAACCCACGTTACGCACTGTTTGAATAATACTAGGTTGTCGGGGGTCAATTTCGATTTTTTTACGCAAAGAGAGTACATGAGTATCAATGGTGCGTGGATTATCGATCGCATCGGGCCAGGCTCTTTGTAGTAATTCTGAGCGACTTAGTGCATTACCTTGAGCTTGAGCGAGTACATAGAGTAAACTAAATTCTTGGGGGGTTAATTCTACTAATTCTCCTTGAAATTCTACACTGCGATGTACTAAATCGATTTTTAATAAGCCGTATTCTAGAGCTAAAGGAGCATTATTGGCGCGTTGACGTCTAATTAAAGCTTCTACCCTAGCGGTAAATTCTTGCATCCCAAAGGGTTTACGCAGATAATCATCTGCTCCTGCTCTTAAACCTTTAACTATATCTTTTTCGTTAATACGTGCTGATAAAATCAAGATTAGTGACTTTTCTTCCTGGTATAGCCAATTACAGAATTCTATGCCATCCCCATCAGGTAAATCTGAGTCTAAAATGGTCAAGGTTGGTTGACTATTAGTTAAAAATTGTCTTGCTTGTTGAATAGTTGCACAGTGATGTATTAGATAACCCGCTTGCTGTAGATGCCATCCTAGGAGCGAGCGCAGATGAGGATTTCCTTCTACAATTAGAATTGATATCAAATTTCTCTCAACCCTATTTTTTATAAGTAAACTTTAATTAGGTTTCAGATTAACAAAGAAAATGTCAAGGTTATGTAACAATCGTTACTAATAAATCATTGTTTACAATTAGATCAAATGGAAAAGAAAAAGCTAATTTAGGAGTTAGGTAGAACGGTGGAATGGTGGAACGGTTTTATTGTTTCTATATAACATGCTTCCCCTCTCCCTACTCCCCTCTCTCTACTCCCCTCTCTCTTGCATCTCTTGCCTCTTGCCTTGTGCGTAGCGCTATACCTAATTCAGGATGAGCAAAAAGATAAGTTAATACAGCAGCCAAAATACAGATAACAGAGAGAATCAATAATAAATTACTTACACCGAGAGACTCTTTCAGCACAGGGATAGTATAAGTACCTAAAATCGCTCCCGCTTTAGCGATCGCCGCAGCTAAACCCGCACCACTAGCGCGAATAGCAGTAGGGAAAACTTCCCCTGACAGTAAAAAAGTAGTGGAATTAGGACCCGCATTCATCAACAGGTTAAAAATAATAAAACCCGTAAAGACTAACCAGATATTCACCGTAGCACTTAAACTAGCGATCGCCAAGATAGCCAATCCTAACGCCATACCCAAAAAACCGATAATCTGTAGAGGAATACGCCCCAAAATATCGACAAAAGCGATCGCCAAAATAAACCCCAGAATCAGAAATAAATCCACAAAAGCTGAACCAATCGCACCATTAATCGTTTGTGTACTCAAATCTGTCTGCTCAGCAAAAGCCAAAACAGTAATAATAACTGGTGTAAAAATACCAATTCCATAGGTAGCGATATCCTGTAAAAACCAAGGAATAGTCACTAATAAAGTTTGACGACGATAATCAGCACTAAATAAAGCACTGTAATTAAGAGGAGATTTAGTCTCAATCGGATCGCTTTCGGGAGTAATTTCTATCGACTCATTCAGTAAAATAGAAGCAGCTTGGGAAGCTTGCCCATATTCACCCCGCGTGATATAATAACTAGGACTCTCTAAGAGAAACTGAAAACGCAATATCGCTACTAAGATAGCTAATAATAAACCTACTCCCAACATCCAACGCCAACCATAATGTAATAAAGGCTCAGGATTGGGATAAATTTTACCAAAACTCCAAATTACAGCAATACCTACCAAAGCGCCTAATAATGCTCCCACCGCTTGGAAACTAAAAGCGCTGATCACCATTTTTCCCCTCAAGCGTTCGGGGACATTTTCCGTGATATAGGCTACACTAATGGGATAATCAGCACCAATCGCTATCCCCACCAAAAAACGAAAAGCGATTAACGAAGTAATATTCCAAGCTAAAGCAGTTCCCAAAGACGCAACCAGGAAAATACCGATATCGATAATCAGCATTAACTGACGTCCTATTTTATCAGTAATTGCACCGAGAGTCAGAGAGCCAAGCAAAGAGCCTGCGATCGCCGCTACCGCTAAAGCACCAGTTTGACTAGCATTAATGCCAAAATCCTTTTCAATCAAAGGAAGCGCCACACCAATAATAAAGAAATCA
It encodes:
- a CDS encoding DNA-binding response regulator, encoding MKNRVERNLISILIVEGNPHLRSLLGWHLQQAGYLIHHCATIQQARQFLTNSQPTLTILDSDLPDGDGIEFCNWLYQEEKSLILILSARINEKDIVKGLRAGADDYLRKPFGMQEFTARVEALIRRQRANNAPLALEYGLLKIDLVHRSVEFQGELVELTPQEFSLLYVLAQAQGNALSRSELLQRAWPDAIDNPRTIDTHVLSLRKKIEIDPRQPSIIQTVRNVGYRFNPDAINLQAMIQPNFSSVT
- a CDS encoding FkbM family methyltransferase encodes the protein MAEQIELKLRVLHELLYEVSNFPDLITPYTNFVRSLRERYHPVGVKDIRQAQLNSGLQCYVDLGDRLGADIYYSYYQEYFDSQLLLSLIHRKATVLDIGANFGYYSLIAATKLTEAGMVIAFEPNPYAYELLQENITLNHLNNIIQAHQICLGGMEGETDFYLTEESSFSGIGATGRAKIKEKITIPIYPLDAFLSKLEISSVDVVKIDVEGYEFAVLAGALQTLANSPDCVIMLEVSAKNLNQERRDALIKVLDTLYTQGMGGWLITAEGLTPLQNPLRIDKIGAVNLFLTYTNSPRTQELQDNYQELRRCAFQGIAPELLLSPEKLLDRNLKDPLGYAQLHSALLNACLRDRHSTIAAQQEEIYQLKNQISRLEAQKQYLETSSLSSLILRKIKQKLS
- a CDS encoding MFS transporter — its product is MSLTFQQRLNQAQLTRPMWLLWLLSAGLIALDGFDFFIIGVALPLIEKDFGINASQTGALAVAAIAGSLLGSLTLGAITDKIGRQLMLIIDIGIFLVASLGTALAWNITSLIAFRFLVGIAIGADYPISVAYITENVPERLRGKMVISAFSFQAVGALLGALVGIAVIWSFGKIYPNPEPLLHYGWRWMLGVGLLLAILVAILRFQFLLESPSYYITRGEYGQASQAASILLNESIEITPESDPIETKSPLNYSALFSADYRRQTLLVTIPWFLQDIATYGIGIFTPVIITVLAFAEQTDLSTQTINGAIGSAFVDLFLILGFILAIAFVDILGRIPLQIIGFLGMALGLAILAIASLSATVNIWLVFTGFIIFNLLMNAGPNSTTFLLSGEVFPTAIRASGAGLAAAIAKAGAILGTYTIPVLKESLGVSNLLLILSVICILAAVLTYLFAHPELGIALRTRQEARDARERGVERGE
- a CDS encoding [FeFe] hydrogenase H-cluster radical SAM maturase HydE, giving the protein MKLVKTEEVYDLKYLTKREIIELLKAQGKLQQDLFKRAREIRLDQVKMRGIIDISTDSEDRNCYYLDHQAIIAIAKQIKAANLDTIVLQSRHNLEWNSLLEEVIPVIKNELNLNIILSLGERNKEVYQKYAKLGVNSFALDFGTSNPILAANVFQTPLRQRLRCLNFLQQLGLKVETGNIVGLPGQTLENIAEDILLTLEIQPSVINCVPFVNDYNSQEEINLVLNTIAIYRLGLKKSLITSANALEQLKLDGKLMGINAGANLLNINFTPAQFGKQYAIHSRQRLVIGLEQAVDTLQRAGLKSA